Proteins co-encoded in one Medicago truncatula cultivar Jemalong A17 chromosome 8, MtrunA17r5.0-ANR, whole genome shotgun sequence genomic window:
- the LOC11426128 gene encoding uncharacterized protein isoform X2 yields MAVSSFKSSSRRGNNNNNQSSSTNTSTRSSTTKNPPIRRSRSVSAFSRTTTTFDTEFLNKRDNPLFDQISKSNQTVPFLETSAPSSTSRGRSVARNVEPGRNKPGRSVSRVDTGRRSTRSASQCPVSRRSFNYSTSESEADCKDRNGLKLGGTNRKGCLFGRTDKDVMDQEKDLRRWSSQHSAVESGLQTQICDDVDSTASSGFGCDDKTIKAVCEQKSVQRDQPGAGDIYETVRSEVRRAISEIQIDLESAIQKSNATDISVTDMADIHPDLLNPGTVELAFEIRREYTKKLEEAEERARRLRADLAVEEHRVRELDRILREVLPYPKTPNIPKSRPSRKSSIERKRMSKRLAEDAKAYFDECVSLSTFDSSDFSSQEDPPLSIVGPPTPSRLTEESGTREQLHDIHYDTLQLLTSIDSEEASHGQVSSTADSKETESKPCFSFAQKPFESTTVQHDIQQYIKKFEKSVSKVPTMRSNYGEIRDYSFQSSAESLLVDRVMLKSRIESGRFLLCGGGNIW; encoded by the exons ATGGCAGTTTCATCCTTCAAATCCTCTTCAAGAAGaggaaacaacaacaataaccaatCATCTTCCACAAACACTTCCACTAGATCCTCTACCACTAAAAACCCTCCAATCCGACGGTCAAGAAGCGTTAGCGCGTTTTCAAGAACAACAACTACTTTCGACACTGAGTTTCTTAACAAAAGAGATAACCCTCTCTTTGATCAAATttccaaatcaaatcaaacGGTTCCTTTTCTAGAAACTTCCGCGCCTTCTTCTACCTCTAGGGGACGTTCCGTGGCGCGAAATGTTGAACCCGGTCGAAATAAACCGGGTCGGAGTGTTTCTCGGGTTGATACTGGTCGACGCTCGACCCGGTCCGCTTCACAATGCCCGGTTTCGCGGCGGAGCTTTAACTATTCCACTTCTGAG AGTGAAGCTGATTGTAAAGATAGGAATGGTCTGAAGTTAGGGGGGACTAATAGAAAAGGTTGTTTGTTTGGAAGAACTGATAAAGATGTGATGGATCAAGAGAAAGATCTGCGTAGATGGTCTAGTCAGCATTCGGCCGTTGAG TCTGGTTTGCAAACTCAAATCTGTGATGATGTGGATTCTACAGCAAGTTCTGGATTTGGTTGCGATGATAAAACTATCAAAGCAGTTTGTGAACAGAAG TCGGTACAAAGGGATCAGCCTGGAGCCGGTGATATATATGAAACAGTTCGCTCTGAAGTGAGGCGAGCTATTTCGGAGATTCAGATTGACCTCGAAAGT GCTATTCAAAAGAGTAATGCTACAGACATTTCTGTTACTGACATGGCTGATATTCATCCTGACTTGCTAAACCCTGGTACGGTAGAATTAGCATTTGAGATTAGAAGAGAGTACACCAAAAAGCTTGAAGAG GCCGAAGAGCGAGCTAGACGTCTTCGAGCAGATCTTGCAGTTGAAGAACATCGAGTACGAGAACTGGATAGAATTTTGAGAGAAGTTCTTCCATATCCCAAGACCCCTAATATACCAAAGTCTCGTCCATCAAGAAAA TCAAGCATTGAAAGAAAAAGGATGTCAAAACGTCTTGCAGAAGATGCCAAAGCTTATTTTGATGAGTGTGTATCGCTATCGACATTTGATAGTTCAGACTTTTCATCCCAAGAGGATCCTCCACTTAGTATCGTCGGCCCACCGACTCCATCTCGTTTAACCGAG GAATCAGGCACTCGAGAACAACTCCATGATATCCATTATGACACATTGCAGCTACTAACCAGCATTGATTCTGAGGAAGCTAGTCATGGACAAGTCAGTTCAACTGCCGATAGCAAGGAAACTGAATCTAAACCCTGCTTCTCCTTTGCACAGAAGCCATTTGAATCCACTACAGTTCAACATGATATCCAACAATAcataaaaaagtttgaaaaaagtgtTTCAAAGGTGCCAACTATGAGATCAAATTATGGCGAGATCCGTGATTATAGTTTCCAATCATCAGCTGAGAGCTTGTTGGTTGATAGGGTGATGCTAAAAAGTAGAATCGAGTCTGGTAGGTTTTTACTCTGTGGCGGTGGTAACATATGGTAA
- the LOC11426128 gene encoding uncharacterized protein isoform X1, protein MAVSSFKSSSRRGNNNNNQSSSTNTSTRSSTTKNPPIRRSRSVSAFSRTTTTFDTEFLNKRDNPLFDQISKSNQTVPFLETSAPSSTSRGRSVARNVEPGRNKPGRSVSRVDTGRRSTRSASQCPVSRRSFNYSTSESEADCKDRNGLKLGGTNRKGCLFGRTDKDVMDQEKDLRRWSSQHSAVEVSDCFASTSSGLQTQICDDVDSTASSGFGCDDKTIKAVCEQKSVQRDQPGAGDIYETVRSEVRRAISEIQIDLESAIQKSNATDISVTDMADIHPDLLNPGTVELAFEIRREYTKKLEEAEERARRLRADLAVEEHRVRELDRILREVLPYPKTPNIPKSRPSRKSSIERKRMSKRLAEDAKAYFDECVSLSTFDSSDFSSQEDPPLSIVGPPTPSRLTEESGTREQLHDIHYDTLQLLTSIDSEEASHGQVSSTADSKETESKPCFSFAQKPFESTTVQHDIQQYIKKFEKSVSKVPTMRSNYGEIRDYSFQSSAESLLVDRVMLKSRIESGRFLLCGGGNIW, encoded by the exons ATGGCAGTTTCATCCTTCAAATCCTCTTCAAGAAGaggaaacaacaacaataaccaatCATCTTCCACAAACACTTCCACTAGATCCTCTACCACTAAAAACCCTCCAATCCGACGGTCAAGAAGCGTTAGCGCGTTTTCAAGAACAACAACTACTTTCGACACTGAGTTTCTTAACAAAAGAGATAACCCTCTCTTTGATCAAATttccaaatcaaatcaaacGGTTCCTTTTCTAGAAACTTCCGCGCCTTCTTCTACCTCTAGGGGACGTTCCGTGGCGCGAAATGTTGAACCCGGTCGAAATAAACCGGGTCGGAGTGTTTCTCGGGTTGATACTGGTCGACGCTCGACCCGGTCCGCTTCACAATGCCCGGTTTCGCGGCGGAGCTTTAACTATTCCACTTCTGAG AGTGAAGCTGATTGTAAAGATAGGAATGGTCTGAAGTTAGGGGGGACTAATAGAAAAGGTTGTTTGTTTGGAAGAACTGATAAAGATGTGATGGATCAAGAGAAAGATCTGCGTAGATGGTCTAGTCAGCATTCGGCCGTTGAGGTCTCAGATTGTTTTGCTTCGACTTCA TCTGGTTTGCAAACTCAAATCTGTGATGATGTGGATTCTACAGCAAGTTCTGGATTTGGTTGCGATGATAAAACTATCAAAGCAGTTTGTGAACAGAAG TCGGTACAAAGGGATCAGCCTGGAGCCGGTGATATATATGAAACAGTTCGCTCTGAAGTGAGGCGAGCTATTTCGGAGATTCAGATTGACCTCGAAAGT GCTATTCAAAAGAGTAATGCTACAGACATTTCTGTTACTGACATGGCTGATATTCATCCTGACTTGCTAAACCCTGGTACGGTAGAATTAGCATTTGAGATTAGAAGAGAGTACACCAAAAAGCTTGAAGAG GCCGAAGAGCGAGCTAGACGTCTTCGAGCAGATCTTGCAGTTGAAGAACATCGAGTACGAGAACTGGATAGAATTTTGAGAGAAGTTCTTCCATATCCCAAGACCCCTAATATACCAAAGTCTCGTCCATCAAGAAAA TCAAGCATTGAAAGAAAAAGGATGTCAAAACGTCTTGCAGAAGATGCCAAAGCTTATTTTGATGAGTGTGTATCGCTATCGACATTTGATAGTTCAGACTTTTCATCCCAAGAGGATCCTCCACTTAGTATCGTCGGCCCACCGACTCCATCTCGTTTAACCGAG GAATCAGGCACTCGAGAACAACTCCATGATATCCATTATGACACATTGCAGCTACTAACCAGCATTGATTCTGAGGAAGCTAGTCATGGACAAGTCAGTTCAACTGCCGATAGCAAGGAAACTGAATCTAAACCCTGCTTCTCCTTTGCACAGAAGCCATTTGAATCCACTACAGTTCAACATGATATCCAACAATAcataaaaaagtttgaaaaaagtgtTTCAAAGGTGCCAACTATGAGATCAAATTATGGCGAGATCCGTGATTATAGTTTCCAATCATCAGCTGAGAGCTTGTTGGTTGATAGGGTGATGCTAAAAAGTAGAATCGAGTCTGGTAGGTTTTTACTCTGTGGCGGTGGTAACATATGGTAA